The following DNA comes from Thalassomonas viridans.
GGCTAGCTGAATTTGCTAAACAGCAAGGCTGGGTCATTTCACATTGGTAAGAAAGCTTTATATTCTTCATAGGCGGAATATATCCGTATGTTAACTATTTATTCATTTGGACAGGCTTTGCAGTAAGCTGATATTATTGAATGAAATTTTATTATTCATTCGTATGGATGGAACCGTTCCGTGTTGAAGAGTTTATGAAGAAGTTTGCAGGCTTTTGGTATAGTTTTGTGGTCCTTGTGTTATCTATATGTGCGCTCACCGGCATGTTGGACCAATTTTCATACGAAGGCGGCTGGAGTCAAGCGCCGCTATTCGCAAAAATAGGCATCCCTACCGTCTTTATCACTTTTATCGGCTTTTGGTTGTTAATGCTGGAAGATTTCTTTGACAATAATGATACCAAACACCGGTTTTTAGTGGGGCTTAGCCTGTTTTTCCTGCATTGGATTGCCATTTTAATATACTTCTGGACAGTCGTTTACCGCCGTAAAAATATATAACGAGACTGATGCCCGAAAAGTTAGGGCCGGGTTCCTATTCCACCAAGATTAGCCTGATGGGGGAATAATTCTGCAGGGCTTTATAAAAGAAAACTAATCAGACAGCTTAATACCGGCAACGATTCCGGTAAAACAGCCATTTTGTAACCAATCCCTAGGGTGTGATATTACGCCAAATCCGCTACCTTGTGCAGAATTCCAAAAAGAGCTGTTTAATCGTGCGTTGAACTTTTGTTTATCAATATCAAGATTTGTAAATCGGCTAGTGCTTCTTTTTTCTAAATCTTCAGTAACTATTCACCACCCGATACAAAAATATCGGGTAAGTGACCATTGAATAATAGCGACATAGCCGCAGAAGCACTGACTCCCTGCTTTTTGCAACTGGATAAATAACTGCGGATAGCACAGAACATTTTCGCGCCACTTTCACTTCGGAAACAGCCTGATATTTTTTGATGAACTTTCGTCATACGAATATCGTTTTCGCCCTGATTATTGGTAAAGGGAACTTCTTCATACACAGCAAATCGCAGCACATCATCTTCATATGCCCGCAGCCGCTCCAATAAATTTCGAGCAGTGCTTTTCTTGACTCGACCGCGCTTCCCCTCAACTTTTTTCGGCGGTGGATTTTCCAACTCGCCTTTTTCCAATATCTCCCGGTATCGTCGTCTGATTTTTTGCTGTTGCTCTTCGTTGAGTTTGCCACCTGCCATTTCAACCGTTTTGTTGGTATCGAGTAAAAACAGACGCATTTCTTCTGCCCATTGTTGCTCATCTTGTTCATGGGCCCGAGTTAACTCCCGCAGATGATGCGCATTACACAATGAATGCTCAGGGGCGGTATATCGATAATAAGGCTTCCAGTGATCATGACACATGACCCCTTGATAGTCCGGTAATATCCCTGCTGCTTCCATCGCATCATGGCCGCGTTTTACATGAGGGAAAAACCATGTCCACCGGGCTGAAGAGGCATTGTGTAACCACTAACGTTTACCGTTAATATTGATACCGGTTTCGTCACAGTGAATGACACGCTCATCCCGTAGTGCCTGTTTGATTTTCTTATCAATTTTCAGGCTGATAATGCATTCATACGCCTCATTGATAAAGTTATGCAAGCTACCGGCACTAACCGGTACTTCTAGCTGCTCATTAAAGTACTCACCAATTCGCTCATAAGGCAGCAACTGGTATTGCGAGAGATAAACTGCATGGGCCTTTATCTGCTCGCCGTACTGCACCGGACGGGTAATGCCTTGGGGAAATTGAGCAACAATGCGTTTACCCTTTTCGTCTTCCAAGATTTGAGCCTGGTACTCAGTGATAACACGCTTAAATTCAATGTCGACCACCTGGCGGGTTTCAACACCGACCTCTTTGAAATTACCCTGACCCAACAACTTACTGGCAACAGTGATTTTCTTAATAACATCAGGTTTATCAAATTTTTTCAGCGTAACGCCTTTACGTCCTTTCTGGCCACCAGGCTTTTTCGGTGAAGTGGTTGCGGTTTTCTTTTCTCTGTTGGGATCGCTGGACGGTGGCTGACTACTATTTTGACTGTTTAGTCCTAAGCGGTTACACAGTAGTGTCACAATGAGTAACATCAAATCAATCGAAGCTCTTAAAGCTGGTGATACAGCACTATTGTTATCAATTTGCTTTTTAATTGAGGCAACCGTTTCAGGGATATTTATTCCGTCTAATCTCAAAACATTACGGGTAAAAAATGATAATGAGACTAGCTTGCCACACAGAGAGGATCGGTCAAGTCGATCCTTAAGATCTTGAAAATAAATTTTCAACGTGGTGAATAGTTACAATCTTCATATGTTAATAATACTGAAATGTGTTCTACATCATTAATAGAAGTTCCCCAGAGTATAAACTCAGCGTCATTAAGGTCATCTGGGGCAGTTAATTCATAAACCTTGGGCTTCATAAGTCTATTTATTTCTTCTAAGCAGCCCTCAGCCCAGGCAGGAATGGCGGTAAAGTCATTTTGATTGACAGCCCATCCCCAACAGTTGTAGCTATCTGTTTGTGGTAATTTTTGCGGTGTTAGCCAATATACGCCTTCAAAATTAGGATTGTCCCCGGTTAAAAAGTCTAAGCTGGCTCTATCTTCTTTGTTCAAGTCTTCGGGATATGGCATTATGGAACCTCCATGTCTTTGGGCAGAAAACCTTTATTTGTATGTATCCTATATGAAATTATTGACTGTAACCTTGTCTAAAAGCTGAAATATGCGGATGAAATTAGGAAATATCATCCGCGTTATTTTACTTTTAGTGCTCAGTATCGCCGAGGGCCAGATCCGGCTTGCTATAGTCACAAACCCCCGTGGGAAATATCTTTTCCAGTTGGGTCTGTTCGTCTGCTGTTGGTTGCCATACGCCATAATCACCGTCTGCAACCGCCCGGGCAACAGGTTTGAGGGCGCATTTGAAAATACTTTGTTCAAAAGGGCCGCCCGCTATAGTTCGCGAGGTATCGTAAACCGGAAACCGCGCGGTGCAGGCGCCGGGCGTGTTATCATTTAATACGCCATCCCACACCTGGTCGCCACTGGCGATTTCAGCCCCCTGGATATCGAAACACCTGTCTTTGGCTCGCGGCGGTTTATTTTCGTCAATGCTTTTATGCGGATTGGCCAAAATGTTGCCCAACCAGGCATCCATCACCTCAAAGGCTTCCGGCGTTTGATTAAATTCGTTATTGTCATCGCTGTCTGTGACCCAAATCACCTGGCTACCGGCATGGCCCCGGGCATTGATCATGCGCTGCCTGGCGGCAAAAGAAGCGCGGGCGTGGTGCATGTCCAGCTTAGGTTCCAGATACGGCCTCCAGTCGATAATCGGGATATCGATATGTCCCCTAAATACCTGGCCGCGATCATAGGCGGCCAGCATCGCCTGTTCATTGCCTTCATTGCGGGGGGCTGGGGTTATGCCGCCGTCCGGGCTTAAATTCTGGTTGCGGCTGCTCCAGGGATCCCAGTCATCAAAATTAATGACCCCGGGAGGGAAAAACGGCGAGCCTTCCTGCACCATATCTTTAGCTTCCTTCCAGCCGCCGATATTGGCGTTCAGGTGAATAAACTGGCTGCCGGTGATGTCGCCGCCGGCAACAGAGCGCAGGCCGTACTGCACACCGGTATTGTTCCAAAAGTTGCGGGCAAAGCCTTGTTCGTCGAGGCCATAAATATTCACCAAGTCTCCAAAGTGAGTCCATTGAATGGCAGCCACGGCTGATTGGGGATGAATCAATGCCTGATCCGGTACCCGCCCGTAATGGGGGTTATTGACCAGGGGGGTTAAACCGCGCCAGTCCTGCACGCATTCGGTGCTGCCCGGTGCCCGGGTGTAGGGATTAATCACCTGGTCGCTGGCGTTTGTTCCCTGCAATAAACGGCGGTTCGACCAAACTTGCCAGAGGGGGTTGGCGCCGTCGACAACATCCATGTAAAACTCAAGCAGTTCGCAATCCAGCTGGTGTATTGCCTGGGTGACCATATCCGGATAGGACTGCTGGGGAATGGCGCCGTCAAGCAAACCTTTATGGTATTCGCCGTAGATATATTGCTGGATACCGCCGCCTGAGCCGCCGACACCTATGGTATATTTCGGCAAGCCATAACGCTCAATAAAATATTCTTTCACCATCAGGGCTGTTTCTGCCCCAAGTTCAAGGTTGTAGTGCACGCCGGTGCGGGTGCCGGTGGAGTAGGCAACGGCATAACCCCGGCTCAGCCCGGTTTGATAGAGCATGCGCCGGGTGCTGGGATCTCCCTGCTCATGTCCTATGCCGACCCCGCCCTGAAAGTAGTAGATTAATTTCCTGTTCCAGGCAGAGATGTCGACCATATCAAGCGACTGTACCGCAGGCGACAACATAGCAATGCTGTATATGAAGCGGTTGATCGTGCCCCGCTCCCAGCGAATAATGAAATCAACCGTTTTGCCCGTCAGTGTGGTTGTTTGCGCCATATCCAGCGGCCGCTGCTGTCCGGGGGTATAGTCCTTCCACTCGCCCAGGGTTGAGAGGTATTTAAAAACAATCAGTGGATGTATGCTGCATAATTTGCTGTAGCCTATTACCTCGTCCGTTGGCTCGCCATGTTCGTCTTCGGCAAAAATGGTAAAACCTTCCGAGTCGTTATCTACCAGGGCCTGGCCCAGTCCTTCGTTTTGCACCTGGCAGACAAATGGCTGCTGGTGGGGGCCTGAAAAAATGGGGCCTTCAATCGGATGATTGGTTAAGGTTTTTTCGGCCTTAAAATTTTGCTCTTCTGTTAAGGTGCTCACTTCTACCTCAAGCTTGTTCTCGCCGAGCTTAAGGCCGGTTAACAGCCCGGCCAACCGGTTGCCTGCGCCTGACAGTAAAAATTGTTGCCTGACATCCTGTTGGTTTAACAGTACTTTGAGGCTTTCCATATCGGCCCCCGGCGGCAGATCAATGACAATTCGCGCATCACCGCCCGACACCTGGGTTTCCTTGCTGGAAATAACCGAAATATTCAATTCGGGATCAGATGTATCTTTGGCTCGGGGGGGCGAATTTTGCCCGGCGGTGGTATGCTCAGCCGAAGTTTGATTCGGGTCGAAGTGCAGTGCCGGACCCGTTGCGGCGCAGGCATGATTTGCCGCGATCAGCATGATTACTGCAAGCAGTTTTGCCGTTAATATCTTCATTGTCTTCACCTTGAACTTAGTGTGCTAAGGCGTCGTACTGCTTCTTCAGACACCTTGTATTTGCAAAATGTCGGGGGGCAGAACGAGCATTTATCACACCAAAAACAAAATCAATTTCGTTATCAGTGCCATATGCCCGGTCTTGCTTGTCAGGGCCACGGCGGAGCAAAAAAATGTAAAGTTTTCCGGCACAGACTGTTGGTTCATATCCAGTTTTAGCGCTATAAAAATCAAGCCAGGTAAGGTGCTTTGCTTGGATATTTGGCGATTATCCGGGGTATTATTAGAGCAGGCGAATTTGGTTGCTGTGCCTATGCACGATGTAAGTTCAAATCAGCTGAAGTAGTGCAGCTAAGAGGCAAACTGAGTGCTGAGTCGTATTCAGAGGCGTCATCAATTGGAAAATTAAATGAATTATCTTAGTTGCTATATGCAATCTAAATAGCTTACGGTATTTTAAACATATACGGAGATATGCCCTGATGAATAAGATTGAAAATGATGATACCCGCTATTTTATCGAGCTCAGCCTGGACTCGTTGACAATTGTCAGGGTTGGTTTCGATCAAAAGCAAAATCTGGATAAGGGCCGGCAACAACAGGCTGATATTCACCGCCTGTTTTTAACTAAAGGTCAGTACAATAAGTTTGTTGGCCGTTGTGAGAATGAACTCAGAGATGTGCTGGATACTTAAGATTGCCATGCTGACTTATAACAGCCAGGTTACGGGAAATCACTAAACCTGTGCCTTTCGGTTTATTTTAATACTGGCAAATATTGGAAACATAATGAAAGCAAAAACTTTTATCACACTTATTGCGACACATTTATTTGTAGGGGCAATCGGCTTTGCGGCAGGGATTTATTTTCTTCCTATTATCACGGCCCCTGCATCCCCAACCGGAGCGGAAATCTCGGCATTATCAGCCAAAGCGCAATACTCGGCCGAGTTCAAAAGAGACCTTAAAGACAGTGATGCCCTGCACTGGGGAGAAGGGCAGCTGACGGTTGGCTCCGAGTTTATTACCTTGATGGGAGAACTTGCCCCGGGTCCCGATTACAGGCTTTATCTGTCATCGACGTTTGTCGAAACCGAAGCTGACTTTAACCGCCTGAAGCCTGCTATGGTGCAGGTGGGGGACGTTAAGACTTTTGAAAACTTTGTGGTGAAGGTTTCGCCAGACATTGATCCGTCTCAGTACAACACTGTTGTTGTCTGGTGTGAAACCTTTGGCGAGTTTATCACTTCGGCAAAATATCGCTGATTAAACCGGGCAAGAGCGGCAGTGTTGTTTGATATGCAGTTATGCCGCTCTGCTGCTTTTGCCCGCTTAATAATCAGTGCTAAACGATATGCTGCGCTAAATAA
Coding sequences within:
- a CDS encoding DUF6351 family protein, with protein sequence MKILTAKLLAVIMLIAANHACAATGPALHFDPNQTSAEHTTAGQNSPPRAKDTSDPELNISVISSKETQVSGGDARIVIDLPPGADMESLKVLLNQQDVRQQFLLSGAGNRLAGLLTGLKLGENKLEVEVSTLTEEQNFKAEKTLTNHPIEGPIFSGPHQQPFVCQVQNEGLGQALVDNDSEGFTIFAEDEHGEPTDEVIGYSKLCSIHPLIVFKYLSTLGEWKDYTPGQQRPLDMAQTTTLTGKTVDFIIRWERGTINRFIYSIAMLSPAVQSLDMVDISAWNRKLIYYFQGGVGIGHEQGDPSTRRMLYQTGLSRGYAVAYSTGTRTGVHYNLELGAETALMVKEYFIERYGLPKYTIGVGGSGGGIQQYIYGEYHKGLLDGAIPQQSYPDMVTQAIHQLDCELLEFYMDVVDGANPLWQVWSNRRLLQGTNASDQVINPYTRAPGSTECVQDWRGLTPLVNNPHYGRVPDQALIHPQSAVAAIQWTHFGDLVNIYGLDEQGFARNFWNNTGVQYGLRSVAGGDITGSQFIHLNANIGGWKEAKDMVQEGSPFFPPGVINFDDWDPWSSRNQNLSPDGGITPAPRNEGNEQAMLAAYDRGQVFRGHIDIPIIDWRPYLEPKLDMHHARASFAARQRMINARGHAGSQVIWVTDSDDNNEFNQTPEAFEVMDAWLGNILANPHKSIDENKPPRAKDRCFDIQGAEIASGDQVWDGVLNDNTPGACTARFPVYDTSRTIAGGPFEQSIFKCALKPVARAVADGDYGVWQPTADEQTQLEKIFPTGVCDYSKPDLALGDTEH
- a CDS encoding DM13 domain-containing protein — its product is MKAKTFITLIATHLFVGAIGFAAGIYFLPIITAPASPTGAEISALSAKAQYSAEFKRDLKDSDALHWGEGQLTVGSEFITLMGELAPGPDYRLYLSSTFVETEADFNRLKPAMVQVGDVKTFENFVVKVSPDIDPSQYNTVVVWCETFGEFITSAKYR